One genomic region from Granulimonas faecalis encodes:
- the gltB gene encoding glutamate synthase large subunit — MTQPQPGPTLWRPEFEHDACGIGALAHIKGRRSHQMVDDALSVLVNLEHRGGVGLERTTGDGAGILLQVPHRFFRKEAQKEGCLLPDEGDYGVAMLFLPQDEFGVTAARRTFEDGCAAAGLPLLFWREVPVDPHDLGEAARDTMPSIWQAFIGRPDAVAAGDDFERALYVCRRTVEKAAEASSALDGRIFYVCSMSARTVVYKGMLLATQMRRFFLDLNDAAVESALCLVHSRYSTNTTPSWERAHPNRYIIHNGEINTLKGNVCALRAREPGLYSPVMGPDLEKVLPVIDREGSDSAILDNVLEFLVMNGRSMSRAASLLMPDPWDRNDHLDRERRAFDRYQSMLMEPWDGPAAVAYTDGRTLGASLDRNGLRPARYYVTHDDRLLLSSEVGTLDVDPADILVAGSLGPGEMLEVDPAEGRIVWNDELRRDLASAKPFADWIAEETLAVGDLDDPGDPGREPFGGRPFAWSMAALGHSWDDVAEVLRPMAEKGAVPLASMGFDTPLACLSARPRPFFDYFYQLFAQVTNPPIDALRESMVTSSVLYLGNHGNILEDARDNCRLVALDGPILSDDAFRRVAALDRTGFHARTFVGAFDPAAGPDALEASLDALCDEVERAVAAGTNVVVLTDDCDPALVPVPSLLSLGAVHDRLMARGLRMEADIVVDTGDAVCAHDFAALVGFSASGVHPRGAHDALACAVATGAVTVGLAEALANYDRAVTSGIVSIMSKMGISTMQGYHAARIFEAVGLAGEVVDRCFSGVPSRVGGLGFADIQRELVERRAEADALALSPAPDQLPSSGATKWRPDNGVWEGEEHLIDPEAIYLLQRACRENDADLWDAYVAHVHRPGRPMMLRDLLECVPLPSGPVPLDEVEPASSIVRRFNTGAMSYGSISKEAHECLAVAMNRLGGRSNTGEGGEDPAREAPLAPGSTAGWRPGDSARSAIKQVASGRFGVTSRYLGSATEIQIKMAQGAKPGEGGHLPGAKVYPWIAEVRRSTPGVGLISPPPHHDIYSIEDLAELIFDLKNASPGARVSVKLVAEAGVGTIATGVAKGGADKILISGSNGGTGAAPRDSIYHAGLPLELGLAEAQQTLLRNGLRSRVVMEADGKLMSGRDVAVAALLGAEEFGFATMPLVAMGCLMQRDCQQDTCPAGIATQNACLRRQFKATPDDVVNFMTFMAEDLRREMAALGFRTVDEMVGHPERLRQKAGEGPWKARTLDLSAVLAVGTNLYGTSVPGASGTRFLEEMRFDMALERTLDATLFIPYTADAREHLTPIEFTADLANVNRCVGTMLGAAVTARHPEGLPDDTVRIRCQGSGGQSFGAFLPAGISLDISGDANDYVGKGLSGGIVSVHPGEGAAYKFNENTAIGNVAFYGATGGRGFVNGLAGQRFAVRNSGATVVAEGVGTCGCEYMTGGVALILGEVGPNFAAGMSGGVAYVYDELGTLESRVNKGLVDVLPCDGDDLERVRALIEEHVERTGSPLGIKLLYRFGPVSGRFRKVLPREYARVTALVDSAIAAGATRAEAEQQAFDAMRMGR, encoded by the coding sequence CGGCGTGGCCATGCTCTTCCTGCCCCAGGACGAGTTCGGCGTGACCGCCGCCCGCCGCACCTTCGAGGACGGCTGCGCCGCCGCCGGCCTGCCGCTGCTGTTCTGGCGCGAGGTCCCCGTGGACCCCCACGACCTTGGCGAGGCCGCCCGCGACACCATGCCCTCCATCTGGCAGGCCTTCATCGGCCGCCCGGACGCCGTGGCCGCCGGCGACGACTTCGAGCGCGCCCTCTACGTGTGCCGCCGCACCGTCGAGAAGGCGGCCGAGGCCTCGAGCGCCCTCGACGGCCGCATCTTCTACGTGTGCTCCATGAGCGCGCGCACGGTGGTCTACAAGGGCATGCTGCTCGCCACCCAGATGCGCCGCTTCTTCCTCGACCTCAACGACGCCGCCGTGGAGAGCGCCCTCTGCCTCGTGCACTCCCGCTACTCCACCAACACCACGCCCAGCTGGGAGCGCGCGCACCCCAACCGCTACATCATCCACAACGGCGAGATCAACACCCTCAAGGGCAACGTCTGCGCCCTGCGCGCCCGCGAGCCCGGGCTCTACTCGCCGGTGATGGGCCCCGACCTCGAGAAGGTCCTGCCGGTCATCGACCGCGAGGGCTCCGACTCCGCCATCCTCGACAACGTGCTCGAGTTCCTCGTCATGAACGGCCGCTCCATGAGTCGCGCGGCCTCCCTGCTCATGCCCGATCCCTGGGACCGCAACGACCACCTCGACCGCGAGCGCCGTGCCTTCGACCGCTACCAGTCCATGCTCATGGAGCCCTGGGACGGCCCGGCCGCCGTCGCCTACACCGACGGCCGCACCCTCGGCGCGTCCCTCGACCGCAACGGCCTGCGCCCGGCCCGCTACTACGTGACCCACGACGACCGCCTGCTGCTCTCCAGCGAGGTGGGCACCCTGGACGTGGACCCGGCCGACATCCTCGTGGCCGGCTCCCTCGGCCCCGGCGAGATGCTCGAGGTGGACCCGGCCGAGGGCCGCATCGTCTGGAACGACGAGCTCCGTCGCGACCTCGCCAGCGCCAAGCCCTTCGCCGACTGGATCGCCGAGGAGACCCTCGCCGTGGGGGACCTCGACGACCCGGGCGACCCGGGCCGCGAGCCCTTCGGCGGGCGCCCCTTCGCCTGGTCCATGGCGGCCCTCGGCCACTCGTGGGACGACGTCGCCGAGGTGCTGCGCCCCATGGCCGAGAAGGGCGCCGTGCCCCTGGCCTCCATGGGCTTCGACACGCCGCTCGCCTGCCTCTCGGCGAGGCCCCGGCCGTTCTTCGACTACTTCTACCAGCTGTTCGCCCAGGTGACCAACCCGCCCATCGACGCCCTGCGCGAGTCCATGGTCACGAGCAGCGTGCTCTACCTCGGCAACCACGGTAACATCCTCGAGGACGCCCGCGACAACTGCCGCCTCGTGGCCCTCGACGGCCCCATCCTGTCCGACGACGCCTTCCGCCGCGTCGCCGCCCTCGACCGCACCGGCTTCCACGCCCGCACCTTCGTGGGCGCCTTCGACCCCGCCGCGGGCCCTGACGCCCTCGAGGCCTCCCTGGACGCCCTCTGCGACGAGGTGGAGCGGGCCGTGGCGGCCGGCACCAACGTCGTGGTGCTCACCGACGACTGCGACCCCGCGCTGGTCCCCGTGCCGTCGCTGCTTTCCCTCGGCGCCGTCCACGACCGCCTCATGGCCCGCGGCCTGCGCATGGAGGCCGACATCGTCGTGGACACCGGCGACGCCGTCTGCGCCCACGACTTCGCCGCCCTCGTGGGCTTCTCGGCGTCCGGCGTGCACCCCCGCGGCGCCCACGACGCCTTGGCCTGCGCCGTCGCCACCGGCGCCGTCACCGTGGGCCTCGCCGAGGCCCTGGCCAACTACGACCGCGCCGTCACCTCGGGCATCGTCTCCATCATGTCCAAGATGGGCATCTCCACCATGCAGGGCTACCACGCCGCCCGGATCTTCGAGGCCGTGGGCCTCGCCGGCGAGGTCGTGGACCGCTGCTTCTCCGGCGTGCCGTCGCGCGTGGGCGGCCTGGGCTTCGCGGACATCCAGCGCGAGCTCGTGGAGCGCCGCGCCGAGGCCGACGCCCTGGCCCTCTCGCCGGCCCCCGACCAGCTGCCCAGCTCCGGCGCCACCAAGTGGCGCCCCGACAACGGCGTGTGGGAGGGCGAGGAGCACCTCATCGACCCCGAGGCCATCTACCTCCTGCAGCGCGCCTGCCGCGAGAACGACGCCGACCTCTGGGACGCCTACGTGGCCCATGTGCACCGCCCCGGCCGCCCCATGATGCTGCGCGACCTCCTCGAGTGCGTGCCGCTGCCCTCCGGCCCCGTGCCCCTCGACGAGGTGGAGCCCGCCTCCTCCATCGTCCGCCGCTTCAACACCGGCGCCATGAGCTACGGCTCCATCTCCAAGGAGGCCCACGAGTGCCTGGCCGTGGCCATGAACCGGCTGGGCGGCCGCTCCAACACCGGCGAGGGCGGCGAGGACCCGGCCCGCGAGGCGCCGCTGGCCCCCGGCTCCACCGCCGGATGGCGGCCCGGCGACTCCGCCAGGAGCGCCATCAAGCAGGTGGCCTCGGGGCGCTTCGGCGTCACGAGCCGCTACCTCGGCAGCGCCACCGAGATCCAGATCAAGATGGCCCAGGGCGCCAAGCCCGGCGAGGGCGGCCACCTGCCCGGGGCCAAGGTCTACCCCTGGATCGCCGAGGTGCGCCGCTCCACCCCGGGCGTGGGCCTCATCAGCCCGCCGCCGCACCACGACATCTACTCCATCGAGGACCTCGCCGAGCTCATCTTCGACCTCAAGAACGCCAGCCCCGGCGCCCGCGTGTCGGTGAAGCTCGTGGCCGAGGCCGGCGTGGGTACCATCGCCACCGGCGTGGCCAAGGGCGGCGCCGACAAGATCCTCATCTCCGGCTCCAACGGCGGCACCGGCGCCGCCCCGCGGGACTCCATCTACCACGCGGGCCTGCCCCTGGAGCTGGGCCTCGCCGAGGCCCAGCAGACGCTGCTCCGGAACGGCCTGCGCTCCCGCGTGGTCATGGAGGCCGACGGCAAGCTCATGAGCGGCCGCGACGTGGCCGTGGCGGCCCTCCTCGGCGCCGAGGAGTTCGGCTTCGCCACCATGCCCCTCGTGGCCATGGGCTGCCTCATGCAGCGCGACTGCCAGCAGGACACCTGCCCGGCCGGCATCGCCACCCAGAACGCCTGCCTGCGCAGGCAGTTCAAGGCCACCCCCGACGACGTGGTCAACTTCATGACCTTCATGGCCGAGGACCTCCGCCGCGAGATGGCGGCCCTGGGTTTCCGCACGGTGGACGAGATGGTGGGGCACCCGGAGCGCCTGCGCCAGAAGGCGGGGGAGGGCCCGTGGAAGGCCCGCACCCTGGACCTCTCGGCCGTCCTCGCCGTGGGCACCAACCTCTACGGCACCTCGGTCCCCGGCGCCTCGGGCACGCGGTTCCTCGAGGAGATGCGCTTCGACATGGCCCTCGAGCGGACCCTCGACGCCACGCTCTTCATCCCGTACACGGCCGACGCCCGCGAGCACCTGACGCCCATCGAGTTCACGGCCGACCTCGCCAACGTCAACCGCTGCGTGGGCACCATGCTCGGCGCCGCGGTGACGGCGCGGCACCCCGAGGGGCTGCCCGACGACACCGTCCGCATCCGGTGCCAGGGCTCCGGCGGCCAGTCGTTCGGCGCGTTCCTGCCGGCGGGCATCTCCCTCGACATCTCGGGCGACGCCAACGACTACGTGGGCAAGGGCCTCTCCGGCGGCATCGTCTCGGTGCACCCGGGCGAGGGGGCCGCGTACAAGTTCAACGAGAACACCGCTATCGGCAACGTGGCCTTCTACGGCGCCACGGGCGGTCGCGGCTTTGTGAACGGCCTTGCCGGCCAGCGCTTCGCCGTGCGCAACTCCGGCGCCACGGTGGTGGCCGAGGGGGTGGGCACCTGCGGCTGCGAGTACATGACCGGCGGCGTGGCCCTCATCCTGGGCGAGGTGGGCCCCAACTTCGCCGCCGGCATGAGCGGCGGCGTGGCCTACGTCTACGACGAGCTGGGCACTCTGGAGTCGCGGGTGAACAAGGGCCTCGTGGACGTGCTGCCCTGCGACGGGGACGACCTCGAGCGGGTGCGCGCCCTCATCGAGGAGCACGTGGAGCGCACCGGCAGCCCCTTGGGCATCAAGCTGCTCTACCGCTTCGGCCCGGTGTCCGGGAGGTTCAGGAAGGTGCTGCCGCGCGAGTACGCGCGGGTGACCGCCCTGGTGGACTCCGCGATTGCGGCGGGCGCCACCAGGGCCGAGGCCGAGCAGCAGGCGTTCGACGCCATGAGGATGGGGAGGTAG